One Moorella sp. E308F genomic region harbors:
- a CDS encoding quinate 5-dehydrogenase, whose protein sequence is MGTNSRDYQVKLNCGQETILLERRGCNGRLDLAARLLKKLDGRVDALGLGGANFNYHLGLRCYPCPAGRYLARQVKETPLVDGSGWKQWIEPRAISRLAFLPTGSRALVVSVLDRFWLARALQASGYPVLAGDAAFGLKLPLGFPLSTFMILGYLTMPLLARLPLAYLYPLGLDQEKSHPRYRHLFARVKIIAGDWHFIRHHLPLSLAGKVIITSGTTPADQELLRRRGAAWLLATTPVIDGLSPAANAMEAIMVALGAAAPQYPALAGKLGWLPSLYCLHK, encoded by the coding sequence TTGGGTACTAATAGCAGGGATTACCAGGTAAAGCTGAACTGCGGCCAGGAGACAATCCTCCTGGAGCGGCGCGGCTGCAATGGCCGCCTAGACCTGGCAGCCCGCCTTCTTAAAAAACTGGATGGACGGGTGGATGCCCTGGGGCTTGGTGGCGCCAATTTTAACTACCACCTGGGTTTGCGGTGTTATCCCTGCCCGGCAGGCCGGTATTTAGCCCGCCAGGTTAAAGAGACCCCCCTGGTGGATGGCTCAGGCTGGAAACAATGGATAGAGCCCCGGGCCATAAGCCGGCTGGCTTTTTTACCCACCGGTAGCAGGGCGCTGGTAGTTTCCGTCCTGGACCGCTTCTGGCTGGCTCGGGCTTTACAGGCAAGCGGCTATCCCGTCCTGGCGGGGGATGCCGCTTTTGGTTTAAAACTTCCCCTGGGTTTTCCTTTATCAACTTTCATGATCCTGGGTTATTTAACCATGCCCCTCCTGGCCCGTTTACCGTTGGCCTACCTTTACCCCCTGGGCCTTGACCAGGAAAAATCTCATCCCCGTTACCGCCATCTCTTCGCCAGGGTAAAAATTATTGCCGGGGACTGGCATTTTATCCGTCATCATTTACCTCTTTCTCTGGCCGGCAAGGTAATTATTACCAGCGGCACTACGCCTGCCGACCAGGAACTCCTGCGCCGGCGCGGGGCCGCCTGGCTTCTGGCAACAACGCCTGTCATCGATGGTCTCAGCCCGGCGGCCAATGCCATGGAAGCCATTATGGTGGCCCTGGGGGCTGCAGCGCCCCAGTACCCGGCTCTGGCCGGGAAGTTAGGCTGGTTGCCCTCCCTTTACTGCCTGCACAAATAA
- a CDS encoding DUF3786 domain-containing protein, with the protein MKEDVINLALPYNLDVTLDLARKELEQGNPREIAVNKGATWDGEKKVLILPSLSDVFHISCPGGTISTSDGSSVDPRVQVLILHYLVGPAVALKGEWISFKELPGGHLYQQPFFGRAVLPLVRTFGQDPAGLLQAARPLGGRPVNHGDAAVELYPFPSLPIRLVIWAGDEEIPPSGTILFDASAAAILATEDYAVLAEYLVKRLKSQARESK; encoded by the coding sequence ATGAAAGAGGACGTGATTAACTTGGCCCTCCCCTATAACCTGGATGTCACCCTGGACCTGGCCCGTAAGGAACTGGAGCAAGGCAACCCCCGGGAAATAGCCGTCAATAAGGGGGCTACCTGGGATGGGGAAAAAAAGGTGTTAATCCTGCCCTCTTTAAGTGACGTATTTCACATATCCTGCCCCGGCGGGACCATCAGTACCAGTGACGGTAGCAGCGTCGACCCGCGGGTGCAGGTTTTAATCCTCCACTACCTGGTGGGACCGGCAGTTGCCCTTAAGGGTGAATGGATTTCCTTTAAGGAATTACCCGGCGGCCATCTTTACCAGCAACCCTTTTTTGGCCGGGCCGTCTTGCCCCTGGTCCGCACCTTCGGCCAGGATCCCGCCGGCCTCCTCCAGGCCGCCCGGCCCCTTGGTGGCCGGCCAGTAAACCATGGAGATGCTGCCGTTGAACTTTATCCCTTTCCTAGCCTGCCGATAAGGCTGGTTATCTGGGCCGGCGATGAAGAAATTCCCCCCAGCGGGACTATCCTTTTCGACGCTTCCGCGGCGGCAATCCTGGCCACGGAAGATTACGCCGTCCTGGCTGAATACCTCGTCAAACGTTTAAAAAGCCAGGCGAGGGAGTCGAAGTAG
- a CDS encoding helix-turn-helix domain-containing protein, with amino-acid sequence MQEAEPTVKKLETDDLPPVLTVPEVARLLRIGRAAAYELANRKDFPTIRIGRTIRIPREALLRWMEKTCEENSAAGVEKIIPLKLKKSVR; translated from the coding sequence ATGCAAGAAGCGGAACCCACTGTCAAGAAACTTGAGACTGACGATTTGCCCCCCGTGCTCACCGTGCCTGAAGTGGCGAGGCTTTTAAGGATAGGACGGGCGGCGGCGTATGAGCTCGCTAACAGAAAGGATTTTCCGACAATAAGAATCGGTCGCACCATCCGTATCCCCCGTGAAGCGTTGCTCCGGTGGATGGAAAAAACCTGCGAAGAGAATTCCGCCGCTGGGGTAGAAAAGATTATCCCTTTGAAATTGAAAAAGTCAGTGAGATGA
- a CDS encoding prepilin-type N-terminal cleavage/methylation domain-containing protein, whose amino-acid sequence MLREHLRDSKGFTLVEVMVVVAIIGLIAIPIYDIYLRGWQANTKAFRQTNTQDAAVKVMEEICDGFTNNGARVEGIRGAGAVTFDSPDYSRFAYLAGTSVVSYYLNDGVLYRSVHPDNGSVVINETGGVQIAGNVKNFMVKPDSGKLVSITLEIGQGSDVNTKSDITLATKILPRNLASRE is encoded by the coding sequence ATGCTACGAGAGCATTTAAGGGATAGCAAGGGTTTTACCTTAGTAGAAGTTATGGTTGTTGTCGCTATTATCGGGCTAATCGCGATTCCTATCTATGATATCTATCTCCGCGGCTGGCAGGCTAACACCAAGGCTTTTAGACAGACAAACACTCAGGACGCAGCAGTGAAGGTGATGGAAGAAATCTGCGACGGATTTACGAATAATGGCGCTAGGGTTGAAGGGATAAGGGGCGCCGGGGCGGTTACATTTGATTCGCCGGATTACAGCAGGTTCGCCTATCTGGCAGGAACAAGCGTTGTCAGCTATTATTTAAATGATGGTGTACTTTATAGAAGCGTACATCCAGACAACGGGTCAGTAGTCATTAATGAAACCGGCGGGGTGCAAATAGCTGGAAACGTAAAGAATTTCATGGTAAAACCTGATAGCGGGAAGCTGGTCAGCATAACTTTAGAAATAGGCCAGGGCAGCGATGTAAATACAAAAAGCGACATTACTTTGGCTACCAAAATACTACCACGGAACCTGGCAAGCAGAGAATGA
- a CDS encoding type IV pilus modification PilV family protein translates to MRCGRKQDGFTLVEMVIAVSLLIIVLVPFMGALTNGIMMLYRGRDRSVASYLLQQRAEEIKAAGYDNLPVGETAYPNYGGSAWTLKQNVSTINSMPGQCGSAVVKKVTLELDKNGNMVDSLTFLLYKGGI, encoded by the coding sequence ATGCGATGCGGACGAAAGCAGGACGGCTTTACCCTTGTAGAAATGGTGATTGCGGTTTCTTTGCTTATAATTGTGCTCGTACCTTTTATGGGGGCGCTGACCAATGGCATCATGATGCTTTACCGCGGCCGCGACAGGTCTGTCGCCAGTTACCTCCTCCAGCAGCGGGCGGAGGAAATTAAAGCTGCTGGATATGACAACCTGCCTGTTGGCGAGACGGCTTATCCTAACTATGGCGGGAGCGCGTGGACGCTTAAACAAAATGTCAGCACGATAAATTCAATGCCGGGCCAGTGTGGGAGCGCTGTGGTAAAAAAAGTTACGCTGGAACTGGATAAGAACGGTAACATGGTTGATTCTCTGACTTTTCTCCTCTATAAAGGGGGGATTTGA
- a CDS encoding signal peptidase II, which produces MQNNVKPMHHLFLGLGIILCDQIIKLTARYMIPQPITILEGISFGPAVNPFCPFGPSFAGRILLFAIIIVCVFYLARYNPPHKDFRLYLGTGLAAGGAISNGLSWLIQGYVVDYILLPNLGVAANLADIALFTGIVFICFGIAREVRSWLEEKQYSISRILRDKKGAVLPLTLIVIVILSFLITAIYSLVLTNYKNATYWDNKTKALYLAESGINDALYHLIEKGEQPAQINSDPAVMGSDASYSVQLIPAGSDKLKITSTGTYRGVKNTASLMVYYVGETLFPQAIVDLSAQPEEDGYYEGYQYPAITFNLPAVPPALNPETLNPGQGVGPGDHCFTSFELQNNKSTTITGPANIYVTGDFQLDNNAGLTVNGQVTFYISRDLHLENNSSLNLLGMTTWYIGNDASFQNGVTLTQMQPAVFYIKGDLDAGNNCRLGTIPAANLLFYLTTDKSHDVDVNNNAAIKAGLFNATGQVNIGNNATINGGVVGQQVSLKNHAAINYDESLKNVGGGSNGTWKIQAGSWAGE; this is translated from the coding sequence ATGCAAAACAATGTAAAACCCATGCATCATCTATTTCTGGGATTAGGAATTATTCTCTGCGATCAGATAATCAAATTGACGGCCAGATATATGATTCCCCAGCCAATAACCATTTTGGAAGGCATAAGCTTCGGGCCAGCAGTTAATCCCTTTTGCCCCTTTGGCCCCTCTTTCGCAGGCCGAATTTTACTTTTCGCAATAATAATTGTCTGTGTATTCTACCTTGCAAGGTATAATCCACCCCATAAAGATTTCAGATTATACTTGGGGACGGGGCTGGCTGCCGGCGGCGCCATTAGCAACGGCCTATCCTGGCTGATACAGGGATACGTCGTAGATTACATACTACTGCCTAATCTTGGGGTTGCCGCCAATTTAGCAGATATTGCTTTATTTACCGGTATTGTCTTTATTTGTTTCGGCATAGCACGGGAAGTCCGTTCCTGGCTGGAAGAAAAGCAATATTCCATCTCCAGAATACTTCGCGACAAGAAAGGGGCCGTTTTACCGTTAACCCTTATTGTCATAGTTATACTGTCATTCCTTATCACAGCTATTTATTCTCTGGTCCTAACTAACTACAAAAATGCAACCTATTGGGATAACAAAACCAAAGCCCTTTACCTGGCCGAGTCGGGGATTAATGATGCCCTCTATCACCTTATCGAAAAAGGCGAACAGCCGGCACAGATCAACAGCGACCCTGCGGTAATGGGCAGCGACGCTTCTTACAGCGTCCAGCTCATTCCCGCAGGAAGCGACAAGTTAAAAATAACATCTACGGGCACGTACCGGGGTGTCAAAAATACGGCAAGCCTGATGGTCTACTATGTGGGTGAGACTTTGTTCCCCCAGGCTATAGTGGACTTGAGCGCCCAACCCGAGGAAGATGGCTATTATGAAGGTTACCAGTATCCAGCGATAACATTCAATCTACCCGCTGTCCCACCGGCCCTGAACCCGGAAACGTTAAACCCCGGGCAGGGTGTGGGGCCCGGCGACCACTGTTTTACCAGCTTTGAGTTGCAAAACAACAAAAGCACCACTATCACCGGCCCAGCGAACATATATGTGACCGGAGATTTCCAGCTCGACAATAATGCCGGCCTTACAGTCAACGGCCAGGTCACATTTTACATCTCAAGAGACCTGCATCTGGAAAACAACAGCAGCTTAAACCTTTTGGGGATGACAACGTGGTATATCGGCAACGATGCCTCATTCCAAAACGGCGTTACTTTAACCCAAATGCAACCGGCAGTCTTTTACATTAAAGGCGATTTAGACGCGGGCAATAACTGTCGTCTGGGAACCATACCGGCGGCCAACCTGCTCTTTTATCTGACGACCGACAAAAGCCATGACGTGGATGTAAACAACAATGCCGCCATTAAAGCCGGCCTGTTTAATGCGACTGGCCAGGTTAATATTGGCAATAACGCCACAATAAATGGTGGTGTAGTAGGCCAGCAGGTAAGTTTAAAAAACCATGCAGCTATTAACTATGATGAAAGCTTGAAGAACGTCGGTGGCGGGAGCAATGGCACCTGGAAAATCCAGGCCGGTTCTTGGGCGGGGGAATAA
- a CDS encoding zinc chelation protein SecC yields MVGDVMSGKKIKDNYSFKEMEFNLQGFKSLKAIYKLAYFFGFKNESIKKSFEELQEIDKKFKQLQEIPDKFNQYFAQRGWIAYESMNFDIMAEAVKFAEEGKMDKAEEVLINYYDNKENLLFMISRLKGIEEFQPRIRLIHKALDDYIAGRYHACIPVVLMMIDGFVNDIEQKGFFATGIDLNVWDSIAAHDSGLNTLTKILGESRKKTSTDEIYLPYRHGILHGRDLGYDNKIIALKTWATLFALGDWARAVKSGKKGINKEFKAPTIKESIQSIKDSLEQYNQIQNEKKLIEQWEPRTLNVNADFPEKGQVSDYQEGSPEKTLVEYFEYLFKGNYGKMALLTTKLFPSDDSIKKLAGEIRKIFQGKRLIDFKFISVEDRAPAITEIKVKLTFEKKNTDKVTIEHSFRLIYVDNNCKPLTRNSNRGAWRIMLNFNDIEFI; encoded by the coding sequence GTGGTTGGTGATGTTATGTCAGGCAAAAAAATTAAGGATAATTATTCTTTTAAAGAAATGGAATTTAATTTACAAGGATTTAAAAGCTTGAAGGCAATATACAAGTTGGCATACTTTTTTGGTTTTAAGAATGAAAGCATCAAAAAGAGTTTTGAAGAACTACAAGAGATAGACAAAAAATTTAAACAACTACAGGAAATACCAGATAAATTTAACCAATATTTTGCTCAACGTGGATGGATTGCATATGAATCTATGAACTTTGATATTATGGCTGAAGCAGTAAAATTTGCTGAAGAAGGTAAAATGGACAAAGCTGAAGAGGTTTTGATTAACTATTATGATAATAAAGAAAACCTCCTTTTTATGATTTCTAGACTAAAAGGTATAGAAGAATTTCAACCTAGAATAAGACTTATTCATAAAGCATTAGATGACTATATTGCGGGCAGATATCATGCATGTATACCGGTTGTGCTTATGATGATTGATGGTTTTGTTAACGACATTGAGCAAAAAGGATTTTTTGCAACTGGCATTGATTTAAATGTTTGGGATTCGATAGCAGCCCATGATAGCGGCTTAAATACATTGACTAAAATTCTAGGAGAATCAAGAAAAAAGACAAGCACTGATGAAATATATCTTCCATATAGGCATGGCATCTTGCATGGGCGTGATTTAGGATATGACAACAAAATAATTGCTCTTAAAACATGGGCAACTTTATTTGCACTCGGTGATTGGGCAAGAGCTGTTAAAAGTGGGAAAAAAGGGATAAATAAAGAATTTAAAGCACCTACTATTAAAGAATCAATTCAATCAATCAAAGATTCTTTAGAACAATATAACCAGATACAGAATGAGAAAAAACTAATTGAACAATGGGAACCGCGAACACTTAATGTTAATGCTGATTTCCCGGAAAAAGGGCAGGTCTCCGATTACCAAGAGGGGAGCCCGGAGAAAACATTAGTAGAATATTTTGAGTATCTTTTTAAAGGTAATTATGGCAAAATGGCACTTTTAACTACAAAGCTTTTTCCCTCAGATGATTCTATAAAAAAACTAGCAGGAGAAATAAGAAAGATTTTTCAGGGAAAAAGATTGATTGACTTTAAATTTATATCGGTAGAAGATAGAGCACCTGCGATTACAGAAATAAAGGTCAAATTGACATTTGAAAAGAAAAATACAGATAAAGTTACTATTGAGCATTCTTTTAGGTTAATCTATGTAGATAATAACTGTAAGCCATTAACTAGGAATTCCAATCGTGGAGCGTGGAGAATTATGTTGAACTTTAATGATATCGAATTTATTTAA
- a CDS encoding M48 family metallopeptidase yields MELQGLGDKVLQLNDLVFEIQRSQRKSLALVVERDGRLTVKAPVECPDKDIYRFVEKKNLWLYLKLKEKERLVRKKATAKEFVPGEGFLFLGQSYRLRLVNPGENDRQRESRGVRFGQETAQDFKHGVGGNANKQKKLPPLVLRGGWFELLASEVDRGRDHFINWYKCKGLEWIDKDLEYYSRRIGVDKPTVKIRELGYRWGSCSRKGVINLNWRIFMAPPAVVRYVLVHELVHLLEPRHNQAFWERVEMAMPDYREHKQWLDENGASLDI; encoded by the coding sequence ATGGAGCTTCAGGGACTGGGGGATAAAGTATTACAGTTGAATGATTTGGTATTTGAAATACAACGCAGCCAGCGCAAAAGCCTGGCCCTAGTTGTGGAGAGGGACGGCAGGTTGACAGTCAAAGCTCCAGTCGAATGTCCGGACAAAGATATTTACAGGTTCGTGGAAAAGAAGAACCTCTGGTTGTATTTAAAGCTGAAGGAAAAGGAAAGGTTGGTCCGGAAAAAAGCCACGGCGAAGGAATTCGTACCTGGAGAAGGTTTTCTTTTTCTGGGCCAAAGTTATCGTTTACGCCTGGTAAACCCCGGGGAGAATGACCGGCAGAGGGAATCCCGAGGTGTTCGTTTTGGCCAGGAGACGGCCCAGGACTTTAAACATGGTGTTGGCGGTAACGCAAATAAGCAAAAAAAACTGCCTCCTCTTGTATTACGAGGGGGCTGGTTTGAGCTTCTGGCCAGCGAAGTGGATCGCGGCCGGGATCATTTCATCAACTGGTACAAATGCAAGGGCCTGGAGTGGATAGATAAGGACCTTGAGTATTATTCGCGGCGTATCGGGGTTGATAAGCCTACAGTTAAAATTCGAGAGTTGGGCTATCGCTGGGGTTCCTGCAGTCGCAAGGGGGTCATTAATCTTAACTGGCGCATCTTCATGGCTCCTCCTGCTGTCGTCCGTTATGTGCTGGTTCACGAATTAGTTCATTTGTTGGAGCCACGCCATAACCAAGCCTTTTGGGAGCGGGTAGAGATGGCTATGCCAGATTACCGCGAACACAAGCAATGGCTAGATGAAAATGGGGCAAGTTTAGATATTTAG
- a CDS encoding type I restriction endonuclease subunit R — MDLFDVDRLTEYELVEKPFINQLVKMGWEHLEGDIDIPYLTERENFHQVLLLPRLREALRRINLDDEGNPWLDDARIDTMIRRLESLGPLQLMEANERVTELLLKGTEVEGLPDWDGGRGQICRYIDFRHPEKNDFLVINQFRVDPPWVVGNKGFIVPDLVLFVNGIPLVVVECKNPERPDPMNEAIEQLLRYSNQRQRGGEPEGAERLFHYNQLMIATYRYEARVGAIGASPEFFAPWRDTSPVPQDEVRAELGVDSLNAQELLVAGMLRPTHLLDIIRNFIVFKKEGHRTTKLVCRYQQFRAVHKAIQRLLTGQTRNRHGTKDQRGGIVWHYQGSGKSLTMVFLVRKLRTYQELRNFKVVIVTDRTDLEEQLEKTAALTGETIYKANNIKELFSLLRRNSPDLVFGMIQKMQVLDEDAEIIEFNPQKFLEQERAALKAQEEREATVFAEAVGEVIAEAEQEPQGKTMKLRLPTKKMEVLNASEEIVVIVDEAHRSHSNVLHQNLIAALPNAALIGFTGTPILMGDRPKTEEIFGSFIDKYPMKDAEADGVIVPVKYEGRTTKGAVDSPSTLDQLFEDLFSDRTPEEIEAIKKKYATTTAVMESEKLIRAKAANMLRHYVDQVLPNGFKAQVVASSRLAVARYYDAFQDAHRELLKELAAFQDSYLELTDEQIQKYDRDTQFLIRAKRHEETIRRLEFAGVFSPKQNQPSDWDKFTDKQKQQANIIRFKKPLVHPDPAVQDGLAFLIVKDMLITGFDAPNEQVLYLDRFMQGHQLLQAIARVNRTFGGKKCGYVVDYCGIGTHLKEALDVYSGEDVEGVLPKIEDELPLLTERHRLVLDVFHSRGISDIRDIDACVDLLSDLKIRAEFIQRFKSFLESMDLFVYRPEGQPYMNDMKILAFINQAAANVYRDRILNLVGCSDKVRSLLDRYLVSRGIDPKIPPISVTDEDFPKVVGEKKTSKARASTMVHALRQYIREHEDDDPVYYQKLSEHLENILHKFAEHWDELEQYMKDLVNRVRAGRPDDGTGLDPRTEKPFLGVLEKEGFGGVDLGQEKRLQLARHVRTMLDTIREHISYTDFWRAPALQNNLRRWLIEYLDENDVVPYDCLEKTVDALLAQARKRHSLLVKR; from the coding sequence ATGGATCTATTTGATGTCGACCGTCTAACAGAGTACGAGCTGGTGGAGAAACCGTTCATTAATCAACTGGTGAAAATGGGCTGGGAACATCTTGAGGGAGATATCGACATTCCTTATTTGACCGAGCGTGAGAATTTCCACCAGGTTCTCCTGCTTCCTCGTTTGCGGGAAGCATTGCGCAGGATCAACCTGGATGATGAGGGTAATCCCTGGTTGGATGATGCGCGCATTGACACCATGATCCGCCGCCTGGAAAGCCTGGGGCCGTTGCAGCTTATGGAGGCCAATGAGCGAGTTACTGAACTGCTGCTCAAAGGGACCGAGGTAGAAGGTTTGCCGGATTGGGACGGTGGGCGGGGGCAGATTTGCCGCTATATTGATTTTCGCCACCCGGAGAAGAACGATTTTTTGGTCATTAACCAGTTCCGGGTTGACCCGCCCTGGGTGGTCGGCAATAAGGGCTTTATTGTTCCGGATCTGGTGCTCTTTGTCAACGGCATCCCCCTAGTGGTGGTGGAATGTAAGAATCCCGAGCGGCCCGATCCCATGAATGAGGCCATTGAACAACTTCTCAGATATTCCAACCAGCGCCAAAGAGGTGGGGAGCCCGAAGGGGCCGAGCGCCTATTTCACTATAACCAGCTTATGATTGCCACCTATCGTTATGAGGCTCGGGTAGGAGCCATTGGGGCGTCCCCGGAATTTTTTGCTCCCTGGAGAGATACCAGTCCGGTACCCCAGGATGAGGTGCGAGCTGAGCTGGGGGTCGATTCTTTGAACGCCCAGGAGTTATTGGTGGCGGGGATGCTACGGCCTACCCATTTATTGGATATTATACGGAATTTTATCGTATTCAAGAAAGAAGGACATCGAACGACCAAGCTCGTCTGCCGTTACCAGCAATTTAGAGCGGTACATAAGGCTATCCAGCGATTGCTGACCGGCCAGACAAGGAACCGACACGGGACAAAGGACCAGCGTGGTGGTATCGTTTGGCATTATCAGGGCTCGGGCAAGAGCTTGACTATGGTTTTTCTGGTGCGCAAGCTACGGACCTACCAAGAGCTAAGGAACTTTAAGGTGGTGATAGTCACCGACCGCACCGATCTGGAGGAACAACTGGAAAAGACGGCGGCCCTTACCGGGGAAACTATCTATAAGGCTAACAATATTAAGGAACTTTTTAGCTTACTAAGAAGAAACAGTCCAGATCTGGTTTTTGGTATGATTCAAAAAATGCAGGTACTTGATGAGGATGCGGAAATTATTGAGTTTAATCCCCAAAAGTTTTTGGAACAGGAGCGGGCTGCCCTGAAGGCGCAGGAAGAACGTGAGGCCACAGTTTTTGCTGAGGCGGTCGGCGAGGTCATAGCCGAAGCGGAACAAGAACCGCAAGGTAAGACCATGAAGCTACGGCTGCCTACTAAAAAAATGGAAGTGCTCAATGCCTCTGAAGAAATCGTGGTTATAGTGGACGAAGCTCACCGCTCACATAGCAATGTCCTGCATCAAAACCTAATAGCGGCCTTACCTAACGCCGCCCTGATTGGTTTTACCGGTACCCCGATTCTAATGGGAGACAGGCCAAAAACCGAGGAAATTTTCGGCTCCTTTATTGATAAGTATCCCATGAAAGATGCAGAGGCGGACGGGGTGATCGTTCCTGTCAAGTATGAAGGCCGCACAACAAAAGGGGCCGTAGACAGCCCCAGCACCCTCGACCAGCTTTTTGAAGACCTATTCAGTGATCGTACACCAGAGGAGATCGAGGCCATCAAGAAGAAATATGCCACCACCACGGCGGTTATGGAATCTGAAAAGCTTATCCGGGCCAAAGCAGCCAACATGCTCCGCCACTATGTGGATCAGGTCCTACCCAACGGGTTCAAGGCTCAGGTGGTGGCTTCGAGTCGTCTTGCCGTGGCTAGATATTATGACGCCTTTCAGGATGCCCACCGGGAATTGTTGAAGGAATTGGCCGCCTTTCAGGATTCTTACCTGGAACTTACCGACGAGCAAATTCAAAAGTACGACAGAGATACCCAGTTCCTTATCCGCGCCAAACGACACGAGGAAACAATTAGGCGGCTGGAATTTGCCGGCGTGTTCTCCCCCAAACAGAATCAGCCTTCTGATTGGGATAAATTTACTGACAAACAAAAACAGCAGGCCAACATCATACGTTTTAAGAAACCCTTGGTTCACCCAGATCCCGCAGTCCAGGATGGCTTGGCTTTCCTCATCGTCAAAGATATGCTCATCACAGGTTTTGATGCACCCAATGAGCAGGTTCTGTATCTGGACCGCTTTATGCAAGGGCATCAACTTCTCCAGGCCATAGCCCGGGTTAACCGAACCTTTGGCGGTAAAAAATGCGGGTATGTGGTGGATTATTGTGGGATCGGTACCCATCTGAAGGAGGCTCTGGATGTATACAGCGGGGAAGATGTGGAAGGAGTGCTCCCCAAAATTGAGGACGAATTGCCCCTTCTAACTGAACGGCACCGCCTGGTCTTAGATGTCTTCCATAGCAGGGGTATCTCTGATATCAGGGACATCGATGCCTGTGTGGATTTGTTGAGTGATCTGAAGATACGGGCGGAATTTATTCAAAGGTTTAAGAGCTTTCTGGAGAGCATGGACCTGTTTGTGTACCGGCCCGAGGGGCAACCTTACATGAACGACATGAAAATTCTGGCCTTCATCAACCAGGCTGCGGCCAACGTTTATCGTGACCGTATCTTAAACCTGGTGGGGTGCAGCGACAAAGTAAGAAGCCTTCTTGATCGGTATCTGGTTTCCAGGGGTATCGACCCTAAAATACCGCCGATATCAGTTACTGATGAAGACTTTCCGAAGGTAGTGGGTGAGAAAAAGACAAGCAAGGCCCGGGCCTCAACTATGGTCCATGCTTTGCGCCAATATATCAGGGAGCATGAGGATGATGACCCGGTTTATTACCAGAAACTTAGCGAGCACCTGGAGAATATCTTACACAAGTTTGCTGAACATTGGGATGAACTTGAGCAGTATATGAAAGACCTGGTAAATCGGGTCCGGGCCGGGCGGCCCGACGATGGTACCGGTCTCGATCCCCGGACGGAAAAGCCGTTCCTGGGCGTTTTGGAGAAAGAGGGCTTCGGCGGTGTTGATCTTGGCCAGGAAAAGCGTTTGCAGTTGGCCAGGCATGTACGAACTATGTTAGATACTATCCGGGAACACATCAGCTATACCGATTTCTGGAGAGCTCCTGCGCTACAAAACAATCTGCGCCGCTGGTTGATTGAGTATCTTGATGAGAATGACGTGGTCCCGTACGATTGCCTGGAAAAGACGGTTGATGCCCTGCTGGCCCAGGCACGAAAACGCCACTCCCTTCTGGTAAAGCGATAA
- a CDS encoding restriction endonuclease subunit S, producing the protein MGRIPIGWDCVTIQTIAADRPHAIVDGPFGSNLKSIHYKEQGVPVIQSGFVTTGKFIANSYVYVDTSLFLAQKRSAVEPGDIVMAKIGAQCGSCAILPSDHPIGVLAGNALKISVDNNKCRTAYLDLLLKYYYDTGKINLIKTETAQPAISLKSLKAMLIPVPSTLEEQDNIVSVMSSLENQINTEERYLGKLIKLKSGLMHDLLTGKVRVPLDEEGE; encoded by the coding sequence TTGGGTAGAATACCGATAGGATGGGATTGTGTTACAATCCAAACAATAGCAGCCGACAGGCCCCATGCAATTGTAGATGGTCCATTTGGAAGTAATTTAAAATCCATACACTACAAAGAGCAAGGAGTTCCGGTAATTCAAAGTGGATTTGTAACTACTGGTAAATTTATAGCTAATTCTTATGTTTATGTTGACACTTCCTTATTCCTTGCCCAAAAGAGAAGTGCAGTGGAACCAGGGGATATCGTTATGGCAAAAATAGGAGCCCAATGCGGTTCTTGTGCTATTTTACCAAGTGACCATCCAATCGGGGTTTTAGCCGGAAATGCACTTAAGATTTCCGTGGATAACAATAAATGCCGTACTGCTTATTTAGATTTGCTACTTAAGTACTATTACGATACAGGCAAAATAAACCTTATTAAAACCGAAACTGCCCAGCCTGCTATCAGTTTAAAAAGTCTAAAAGCAATGTTGATTCCTGTTCCATCCACATTGGAAGAACAGGATAATATTGTATCCGTAATGAGTTCACTTGAAAATCAGATCAATACTGAAGAACGTTATCTCGGTAAACTTATAAAGCTTAAATCCGGCCTCATGCACGATCTTTTAACCGGAAAAGTAAGGGTACCCTTGGACGAGGAGGGGGAGTAA